One genomic segment of Stigmatopora argus isolate UIUO_Sarg chromosome 18, RoL_Sarg_1.0, whole genome shotgun sequence includes these proteins:
- the LOC144092637 gene encoding uncharacterized protein LOC144092637, with amino-acid sequence MTRRQEKTAKIESIKTTKIMTILRHLQNMDIELGGQSILWSMAWLWSEFKRPAATPPFFKMADEPEAGRVGLLSCSELTISRRKTRQTSSRTMQRVRPSTRTDCWETSRMWI; translated from the exons agcatcaagaccacaaaaatcatgactattctacgtcatcttcaaaacatggacattgagttgggaggacaaagcaTCTTGTGGAGCatg gcgtggctgtggtcagagtttaaaagacccgccgccacgccgccatttttcaaaatggcggatgagccggaggctgggcgcgttggactgctgagctgctcagaattgacgatttcccgaagaaagacccgacaaacttcttccaggacaatgcagcgcgttcg tccctcaacgaggacagactgctgggaaacatcaagaatgtggatataa